TGGCAATGGGAATGTATGCGGTTGGCTGCCTGATGACCAGTGACAGTCAACGAAATGCGAACTGTGGATCCTCGACGTGGGCATGGACGGATATGCCCACTAATCAAAAGTTACCCAAACCATCAGTATTGCAGGCAGTAATCAAAACTGGAGCCACGTGGGATCCCCCGAAACTTGAGCGTAGTCGAAACCCATACTAATTTGGCTAAATAGTTGCACActtatgcattttaaattaatttgcctGTCTGCTATTAGTGCAGTGTTATAATTAATGATTTTTTGGTGTGGTCCCGGCCTAAGGGTAATGACCGTATTTCATAATAAATGCCCTATGGGAGGCATCAGCTAATGGAAGTCAAGTTACCATTGTTCACATGGTGGAATTTACATTTTGGGAAGCGCGGTATGCTGTGCATTTTGCTCTCATTAGCTGGTAGGGACTCGATATGGTCCTGGTCCTCGAGCAGGCGCACATTATGCGCCTTCCGGATTGGGGCTTTTATAAATCGATTTCGTAGTGACGTGGTTCCGGATGGACAATGCGTAAAAGGAGGATTAAACCGCAAACCGCAGACCGCCGTGTTCTAGTTGGTCTCATGTCGTAAACTTTATGCAATGCACAGAAATGCATTGTGTACTTCCCCTTTTATCCATTTCTCGCCACGAAGGGAACACAATCTGTGCAATTTTCTTCGCTTTATCtgcacacagagaaaaattatttatatatttatttatataaagatGTGTGATCAAATGATTTTTTATAGTATAGTTTGTATAGTTCACTTTacgcttaaataaataaaatatatctaaAATGAATAAGTGTACTATACtgaatacaaatttattttcactgtGGAAAAAAACACATGGAGTAAGCAGGATCTCTGGCAGCTACAACAGCACAACATATAATAATGGGTTTCATATTCCGTCTTTCATTGCTCGTATGTAGCTGGCCCTTGTGAACAGCAATGCAATGACATGCTATTTAATAGTTCCACTATGGGGTCCCAccctgcgtatacgtaatatgtGATTGGGGACTGCTGTTGGTGACCTCAGGAGGACGAAAAAACCGCATAACTAACCATCTTTTTATCTATTTAATCTCCCACCACAGCAAATCCGCCAAAGCTCCAAAGACAGCACTGGATCCTCCGATTCGGACAGCTCTTCGGAGGATGAATCCCTGCCTAACACCACGCCCAATTTGCCCAGCGGCAACGAACCTCCGCCAGAAAAGGCTCAAAAGGAAACGGAGGCGGGAGCAGAGATTTCAGCTTTGGTCAACTATGTTCAGCCCATCCATTTTAGCTCTTTTGAGAATGCGGAAAGTAAGTACACCTATTTGCTTCAATGGCTAAGGATTTAGtatttatgaatgaattttaattcCCACTCCTTTAGAAAAGAATCGATGCTACGAAATGTCTTCGTTTGATGAAAAACAGGCGACAACATTATTGAAGGAGCGACCGATTGAATTTGTGAACTACAACAAACACCAATTATCTCGTGTCTATCCGGCGGGCACTCGCTTTGATAGCTCCAACTTTATGCCGCAGTTGTTCTGGAATGCCGGATGTCAGCTCGTGGCACTTAACTTCCAAACCCTCGATCTGGCCATGCAACTCAACTTGGGGATCTTTGAGTATAACGCTCGGTCCGGTTATCTACTTAAGCCGGAGTTTATGCGCCGATCAGATCGCAGATTGGATCCCTTCGCGGAAAGCACTGTGGATGGCATCATAGCAGGCACAGTATCAATCACGGTTCTATCTGGTCAGTTTCTCACGGATAAGAGGGCGAACACTTTTGTGGAAGTTGATATGTACGGTTTGCCAGCGGACACGGTGAGAAAGAAGTTTCGCACCAAGACAGTGCGGGATAATGGAATGAATCCCCTTTATGACGAGGAGCCGTTCGTGTTTAAGAAGGTGGTTCTCCCCGAGTTGGCGAGCATTCGAATTGCAGCATATGAAGAGGGTGGCAAACTCATTGGTCACCGCGTTTTGCCCGTAATCGGTCTTTGCCCTGGTTACCGACATGTGAATCTCCGATCTGAAGTGGGTCAACCAATAGCCCTTGCCTCTCTTTTCCTGTGCGTGGTGGTCAAGGATTATGTACCCGATGATCTTTCCAATTTCGCAGAGGCGCTAGCTAACCCTATTAAATACCAAAGTGAGCTAGAGAAGCGCGATATTCAACTATCTGTTTTGACCGACGAAGCCGAAGCGCTGGGCAGTGCGGACGAGGATCTCTCCAAGTCGTGTGAGTAAACTGCATTAGCTGTTAAGCGTAGCTCCACTTACCCACTTCGAATTGCGATTTTAATTTACCTACTTTTCTTTctacttttctttttggtAACGTATCATATAACTTTCGGTTGTACTTTTGGATTTTCGGATTTGGTTAAACCAACACCACAAACACTACCCAACCCACAATCCACTACCCACCCACACTCCCACACTCAAAACGGTTGACGGACACATAAACTGCACAACCTATAAACCTCTTCCCCTGCCCACTCGATCTGCTCGATTCTGTCTGATCCTCCAGTCGTTTTCGTCCAAGTAGGTGGCCAAAAAAAGGAGCTGCGTCCGGTTGAATCGCTTGCGACTTCGCCGAAGCATAGGCCGAGCATCTCGGCCGCCGCAGCAATGAGTGTTGACGTTACCGTGGATCGGACCGATGGCGGAAGGGGAGAAGATAGCATCTCTATTGTAGCACCCTCAATACAGCATCAGCACTCTCTAGACCAGTCCGTAAGCACCTCCATCCGACAGGTGGAGTCCTCGCAGTTTGATGTCGATCTTGTGTTGGCGGAGCCGCTGGAAAAGATATTGGATCACAAGTCCGTCAAGGAAAAGCGTCTCGAGATGGAAAAGAAGCTGGAGTCACTGCGAAAGAAGCATGACAAGGAAAAGATTAAGATCGCCGGCCAGAAATCCAGTCCGCTAGAGGGCAAGAAGCCGAAGTTTGCCATCACGAATAAGCTGGTGAAGCGGCTAAGCAACAAGAGTCTGTAAGTGTTTGGGCGGGGCGGTAATCAGTGGGCATGGCACTCCCAGATGACGCCATTGAAATTAGTAATTGTCTTTCTCCGCACAGCGAGCCTGGTGTAGAGATCCCCGCCTGCCCTCTGGATCTGGGCGATAGCAGCGAGGAGAGTGCAGCCGCGGATGCCGGTGAGGACTTAGCCGGTGGGAGCAGCAGTCTGGATGGCAGAACTCAAGAGTCGCGATTACGCAGTGCCTGCCGGGAGTACACTTCCCAGTACCGTGAGCTGCAGGAGAAGTACCATGAGGCAATTTACAGTGCAGCCGAGAAGGTGCTGAAGACATCGCAAACTGGGCAAACAAAGCAGTTAAAAGCATCTCTGGACAAGGTCACTGGAGAGGTTATGCACCAGCTGCAGGAGGCCCGCCGCAACGAGGTTAAGAATCTGGCCACCGTGCACCGGGATCGTGATGAGCTGATCAGGTGACTTGCGTATTTGATCCCCTCTTTCTTATTTGCTTATCATTTTGATTTCTTCTGGCAGAATGAAACGCGAGGTGGCAAGCTCCGTTGTGGAACGTGGCGTAGCTGAACGTGTGCGGCTGAAGCAGACCTTTGACCGGAGAACGGATGAACTTCAGAAGCAGCACGACTCAGTGCGCAATGCCCTGGCAGAGCACCGCTCCAAGGTAAGTCCGTGTAATCGATTTGATAGGCATATTAATCAAGTCATTTGCCACAAATTTCTAGGCTCGTCAAATTCTCGACAAGGAGGCAGAATCGCGAAGCTGTGTATCCAGCAATGGCTTCTTGGTCCTCTTCCATGGACCTCATCACCATGGCTGTACGGGCTCCGGCTCGTCAGCCCTTTCAGGCAATAATCTCACTCTAAATCTGGACGCGGGGGCTGCCGGTAGTCATTCAGCCATTTCGCCGGCAAAGTCGCACAACAGCATCGCAGCAGCGGCCGAGATGAAGACGTAAATGGGCCACGCCCGTATAGGTTTTTCTCCCCGCCCAAATTATCCCTAGGATTAATTGTGGTTCTAAAGTTGTTAGTCTTCAGTATTTACAGCAGAAACATAGGAATGAAAAGTCTTCGTAGTATATAAGCAGTGGAGGAGTAGTCCCTATCCTCCCACACCTATTTGACGGGAACTGACCTCGATTAGATCTTAGGACCTTTGACCCTAGGCATTGTAAATCCCACTGCTAAGGGGAATCCAAGCAAACACGTTTTCTAACTGAACAAACTAGATGTAAATCTATCGCATGTATGATGTACTTGTAGTGTAACTGTTGACGTATCCGTACTTTACAGTACTTTATCTGTATACTGAACGGTGTATTTCTATGGTGTTAATGGAGGTTGATCCATCACACTCCCGTCAAACCGTACGGTTTCTTCCTATTCGAACTTCGCTGAAACTCTGAGTGTCTAATTAAGCAAGCAAATGTAACAGAAGCAGAAAATaagtataatttatttgtctATACGAAGGAGACTGAGTGCTCCATTTGTCTAATGCTAATTGTGGTTGTGTGTATTTTACATCAGTTTTAATCGATATAATTTATACAATTAGTTTAAGCCTCTCACACAAACTGTGGATTGAATCTCGTGCGCACACAAGGCGGATGCTAGAGCGGATGCCAAAGCACAAGTCTAGGCCAACAATTAGTCATTTATTTCTCGGTTGGTTGCTATTTATTCTTGATTTAGTCACTATTCTTACGTTTACCTAGTCGTTACAAAGCTCCAATAAAATTCTATACGGATTGTTTTTCCCCACTTATACCTACACATATTTTACTTTATTCCCAATTTAATTCGGTCCaatgcatacacacacacgcacagacgGCGTCGCACATAACCTACAACaccaaaaataacaaaatacgATCGGCGATTTTGCAGTTTGCGGGAGCTAACATACCGATCCGGGTTACCCTGAAATTGTCGACTTGTGCCACATTCTCAAGAcaatcaaacaataaaatatgcaaatttattgagTGTATTTAACCTATGTTGTAGACAAGACACCACTCCTTAGgtaatcaaacaaaaaataaaaaaataatcaaataaaccTAAGCTGCCTTGTAACAAAATCCAAAATTCAAACATAGCCCACAACATACATATGAGTACGTAATCTAAACGAACACTATGAGAGTAATCAAAACAATGTTGAAAATACATTTCACTGGACGGCAGAACCACCTTAAATGTTGTAATTCCCATATTTCTTACTCAAGAACCGACTCATGATCTTCCTCAAACCGAAAGGACGGGCCGCAGCTCGCTCTGTATCGCTCACAGTTGGTCCCCTTACTCCCGATTGATGTTGTAATTTTTGATGTGCGTGTTTCGTAGATTTCGTATAACGAACGTTCCACAAGATACGATAATTTCACCTAGCAAACAAGCAATATCCAGAGTATGGTATCTAGCTGCTGACAGTATGTACGTGTGTGTTTCTCCggttgtctattgtctatctCACTCGGTGTCTATCTCTGTGTAATTGTGCAATTGGCTTAACTTATCCAATACAGCAGCATAAACATTGTAGCAACTCAGCagaaatttaaatagttttggtGTTGTACGTATGTAAGCATTTCTCGATCGACTGTATATGCATCCGTTTCCGTATCTGTGTGCTGTCGATGTTATTTGCTATCCCTACCTTTAATGtagtatttgtattattatccGCAGACCATATCATTTGCATGCCACCCCACCCGCCTCGAAACCCGATAAACCCACACCAAAAACAGGCTTTAATCGATGTTCGTTGTTTGCGTGTGTTTGTTAAACTAAGTTAACGATAATGCCATAAACTTatacgaaaatgaaatttaaattgaaaagcaaAATCGGTGTCAAAC
The sequence above is a segment of the Drosophila melanogaster chromosome 2L genome. Coding sequences within it:
- the Plc21C gene encoding phospholipase C at 21C, isoform G, which produces MMSAGGTYISTASVEVPQALQDGEKFIRWDDDSGTGTPVTMRVDAKGFFLYWVDQNNELDILDIATIRDVRTGQYAKRPKDNKLRQIVTLGPQDTLEEKTVTVCHGSDFVNMTFVNFCCTRRDIAQLWTDGLIKLAYSLAQLNGSAIMFLQKAHTKLCLQVDKSGRIPVKNIIKLFAQNKEDRKRVEKALDVTGLPSGKVDSISVSKFQFEDFYNLYKYLTQRSEVERLFDSIVGNSKRKCMSIAQLVEFLNKTQRDPRLNEILYPYANPARAKELIQQYEPNKFNAQKGQLSLDGFLRCVELDFWNGRTEEPVIVHGYTFVPEIFAKDVLEAIAESAFKTSEYPVILSFENHCNPRQQAKIANYCREIFGDMLLDKPLDSHPLEPNMDLPPPAMLRRKIIIKNKKKHHHHHHHHHHKKPAQVGTPAANNKLTTANSVDAKAAQQVGLSASHEDGGVTRSTANGDVATGTGTGSAAGTAGHAPPLQQIRQSSKDSTGSSDSDSSSEDESLPNTTPNLPSGNEPPPEKAQKETEAGAEISALVNYVQPIHFSSFENAEKKNRCYEMSSFDEKQATTLLKERPIEFVNYNKHQLSRVYPAGTRFDSSNFMPQLFWNAGCQLVALNFQTLDLAMQLNLGIFEYNARSGYLLKPEFMRRSDRRLDPFAESTVDGIIAGTVSITVLSGQFLTDKRANTFVEVDMYGLPADTVRKKFRTKTVRDNGMNPLYDEEPFVFKKVVLPELASIRIAAYEEGGKLIGHRVLPVIGLCPGYRHVNLRSEVGQPIALASLFLCVVVKDYVPDDLSNFAEALANPIKYQSELEKRDIQLSVLTDEAEALGSADEDLSKSFVFVQVGGQKKELRPVESLATSPKHRPSISAAAAMSVDVTVDRTDGGRGEDSISIVAPSIQHQHSLDQSVSTSIRQVESSQFDVDLVLAEPLEKILDHKSVKEKRLEMEKKLESLRKKHDKEKIKIAGQKSSPLEGKKPKFAITNKLVKRLSNKSLEPGVEIPACPLDLGDSSEESAAADAGEDLAGGSSSLDGRTQESRLRSACREYTSQYRELQEKYHEAIYSAAEKVLKTSQTGQTKQLKASLDKVTGEVMHQLQEARRNEVKNLATVHRDRDELIRMKREVASSVVERGVAERVRLKQTFDRRTDELQKQHDSVRNALAEHRSKARQILDKEAESRSCVSSNGFLVLFHGPHHHGCTGSGSSALSGNNLTLNLDAGAAGSHSAISPAKSHNSIAAAAEMKT
- the Plc21C gene encoding phospholipase C at 21C, isoform H — translated: MMSAGGTYISTASVEVPQALQDGEKFIRWDDDSGTGTPVTMRVDAKGFFLYWVDQNNELDILDIATIRDVRTGQYAKRPKDNKLRQIVTLGPQDTLEEKTVTVCHGSDFVNMTFVNFCCTRRDIAQLWTDGLIKLAYSLAQLNGSAIMFLQKAHTKLCLQVDKSGRIPVKNIIKLFAQNKEDRKRVEKALDVTGLPSGKVDSISVSKFQFEDFYNLYKYLTQRSEVERLFDSIVGNSKRKCMSIAQLVEFLNKTQRDPRLNEILYPYANPARAKELIQQYEPNKFNAQKGQLSLDGFLRYLMGDDNPIMAPSKLDLCDDMDQPMSHYFINSSHNTYLTGHQLTGKSSVEIYRQCLLAGCRCVELDFWNGRTEEPVIVHGYTFVPEIFAKDVLEAIAESAFKTSEYPVILSFENHCNPRQQAKIANYCREIFGDMLLDKPLDSHPLEPNMDLPPPAMLRRKIIIKNKKKHHHHHHHHHHKKPAQVGTPAANNKLTTANSVDAKAAQQVGLSASHEDGGVTRSTANGDVATGTGTGSAAGTAGHAPPLQQIRQSSKDSTGSSDSDSSSEDESLPNTTPNLPSGNEPPPEKAQKETEAGAEISALVNYVQPIHFSSFENAEKKNRCYEMSSFDEKQATTLLKERPIEFVNYNKHQLSRVYPAGTRFDSSNFMPQLFWNAGCQLVALNFQTLDLAMQLNLGIFEYNARSGYLLKPEFMRRSDRRLDPFAESTVDGIIAGTVSITVLSGQFLTDKRANTFVEVDMYGLPADTVRKKFRTKTVRDNGMNPLYDEEPFVFKKVVLPELASIRIAAYEEGGKLIGHRVLPVIGLCPGYRHVNLRSEVGQPIALASLFLCVVVKDYVPDDLSNFAEALANPIKYQSELEKRDIQLSVLTDEAEALGSADEDLSKSLGGQKKELRPVESLATSPKHRPSISAAAAMSVDVTVDRTDGGRGEDSISIVAPSIQHQHSLDQSVSTSIRQVESSQFDVDLVLAEPLEKILDHKSVKEKRLEMEKKLESLRKKHDKEKIKIAGQKSSPLEGKKPKFAITNKLVKRLSNKSLEPGVEIPACPLDLGDSSEESAAADAGEDLAGGSSSLDGRTQESRLRSACREYTSQYRELQEKYHEAIYSAAEKVLKTSQTGQTKQLKASLDKVTGEVMHQLQEARRNEVKNLATVHRDRDELIRMKREVASSVVERGVAERVRLKQTFDRRTDELQKQHDSVRNALAEHRSKARQILDKEAESRSCVSSNGFLVLFHGPHHHGCTGSGSSALSGNNLTLNLDAGAAGSHSAISPAKSHNSIAAAAEMKT
- the Plc21C gene encoding phospholipase C at 21C, isoform C; its protein translation is MMSAGGTYISTASVEVPQALQDGEKFIRWDDDSGTGTPVTMRVDAKGFFLYWVDQNNELDILDIATIRDVRTGQYAKRPKDNKLRQIVTLGPQDTLEEKTVTVCHGSDFVNMTFVNFCCTRRDIAQLWTDGLIKLAYSLAQLNGSAIMFLQKAHTKLCLQVDKSGRIPVKNIIKLFAQNKEDRKRVEKALDVTGLPSGKVDSISVSKFQFEDFYNLYKYLTQRSEVERLFDSIVGNSKRKCMSIAQLVEFLNKTQRDPRLNEILYPYANPARAKELIQQYEPNKFNAQKGQLSLDGFLRYLMGDDNPIMAPSKLDLCDDMDQPMSHYFINSSHNTYLTGHQLTGKSSVEIYRQCLLAGCRCVELDFWNGRTEEPVIVHGYTFVPEIFAKDVLEAIAESAFKTSEYPVILSFENHCNPRQQAKIANYCREIFGDMLLDKPLDSHPLEPNMDLPPPAMLRRKIIIKNKKKHHHHHHHHHHKKPAQVGTPAANNKLTTANSVDAKAAQQVGLSASHEDGGVTRSTANGDVATGTGTGSAAGTAGHAPPLQQIRQSSKDSTGSSDSDSSSEDESLPNTTPNLPSGNEPPPEKAQKETEAGAEISALVNYVQPIHFSSFENAEKKNRCYEMSSFDEKQATTLLKERPIEFVNYNKHQLSRVYPAGTRFDSSNFMPQLFWNAGCQLVALNFQTLDLAMQLNLGIFEYNARSGYLLKPEFMRRSDRRLDPFAESTVDGIIAGTVSITVLSGQFLTDKRANTFVEVDMYGLPADTVRKKFRTKTVRDNGMNPLYDEEPFVFKKVVLPELASIRIAAYEEGGKLIGHRVLPVIGLCPGYRHVNLRSEVGQPIALASLFLCVVVKDYVPDDLSNFAEALANPIKYQSELEKRDIQLSVLTDEAEALGSADEDLSKSFVFVQVGGQKKELRPVESLATSPKHRPSISAAAAMSVDVTVDRTDGGRGEDSISIVAPSIQHQHSLDQSVSTSIRQVESSQFDVDLVLAEPLEKILDHKSVKEKRLEMEKKLESLRKKHDKEKIKIAGQKSSPLEGKKPKFAITNKLVKRLSNKSLEPGVEIPACPLDLGDSSEESAAADAGEDLAGGSSSLDGRTQESRLRSACREYTSQYRELQEKYHEAIYSAAEKVLKTSQTGQTKQLKASLDKVTGEVMHQLQEARRNEVKNLATVHRDRDELIRMKREVASSVVERGVAERVRLKQTFDRRTDELQKQHDSVRNALAEHRSKARQILDKEAESRSCVSSNGFLVLFHGPHHHGCTGSGSSALSGNNLTLNLDAGAAGSHSAISPAKSHNSIAAAAEMKT
- the Plc21C gene encoding phospholipase C at 21C, isoform B, producing the protein MMSAGGTYISTASVEVPQALQDGEKFIRWDDDSGTGTPVTMRVDAKGFFLYWVDQNNELDILDIATIRDVRTGQYAKRPKDNKLRQIVTLGPQDTLEEKTVTVCHGSDFVNMTFVNFCCTRRDIAQLWTDGLIKLAYSLAQLNGSAIMFLQKAHTKLCLQVDKSGRIPVKNIIKLFAQNKEDRKRVEKALDVTGLPSGKVDSISVSKFQFEDFYNLYKYLTQRSEVERLFDSIVGNSKRKCMSIAQLVEFLNKTQRDPRLNEILYPYANPARAKELIQQYEPNKFNAQKGQLSLDGFLRYLMGDDNPIMAPSKLDLCDDMDQPMSHYFINSSHNTYLTGHQLTGKSSVEIYRQCLLAGCRCVELDFWNGRTEEPVIVHGYTFVPEIFAKDVLEAIAESAFKTSEYPVILSFENHCNPRQQAKIANYCREIFGDMLLDKPLDSHPLEPNMDLPPPAMLRRKIIIKNKKKHHHHHHHHHHKKPAQVGTPAANNKLTTANSVDAKAAQQVGLSASHEDGGVTRSTANGDVATGTGTGSAAGTAGHAPPLQQIRQSSKDSTGSSDSDSSSEDESLPNTTPNLPSGNEPPPEKAQKETEAGAEISALVNYVQPIHFSSFENAEKKNRCYEMSSFDEKQATTLLKERPIEFVNYNKHQLSRVYPAGTRFDSSNFMPQLFWNAGCQLVALNFQTLDLAMQLNLGIFEYNARSGYLLKPEFMRRSDRRLDPFAESTVDGIIAGTVSITVLSGQFLTDKRANTFVEVDMYGLPADTVRKKFRTKTVRDNGMNPLYDEEPFVFKKVVLPELASIRIAAYEEGGKLIGHRVLPVIGLCPGYRHVNLRSEVGQPIALASLFLCVVVKDYVPDDLSNFAEALANPIKYQSELEKRDIQLSVLTDEAEALGSADEDLSKSCGQKKELRPVESLATSPKHRPSISAAAAMSVDVTVDRTDGGRGEDSISIVAPSIQHQHSLDQSVSTSIRQVESSQFDVDLVLAEPLEKILDHKSVKEKRLEMEKKLESLRKKHDKEKIKIAGQKSSPLEGKKPKFAITNKLVKRLSNKSLNCLSPHSEPGVEIPACPLDLGDSSEESAAADAGEDLAGGSSSLDGRTQESRLRSACREYTSQYRELQEKYHEAIYSAAEKVLKTSQTGQTKQLKASLDKVTGEVMHQLQEARRNEVKNLATVHRDRDELIRMKREVASSVVERGVAERVRLKQTFDRRTDELQKQHDSVRNALAEHRSKARQILDKEAESRSCVSSNGFLVLFHGPHHHGCTGSGSSALSGNNLTLNLDAGAAGSHSAISPAKSHNSIAAAAEMKT
- the Plc21C gene encoding phospholipase C at 21C, isoform D — translated: MMSAGGTYISTASVEVPQALQDGEKFIRWDDDSGTGTPVTMRVDAKGFFLYWVDQNNELDILDIATIRDVRTGQYAKRPKDNKLRQIVTLGPQDTLEEKTVTVCHGSDFVNMTFVNFCCTRRDIAQLWTDGLIKLAYSLAQLNGSAIMFLQKAHTKLCLQVDKSGRIPVKNIIKLFAQNKEDRKRVEKALDVTGLPSGKVDSISVSKFQFEDFYNLYKYLTQRSEVERLFDSIVGNSKRKCMSIAQLVEFLNKTQRDPRLNEILYPYANPARAKELIQQYEPNKFNAQKGQLSLDGFLRYLMGDDNPIMAPSKLDLCDDMDQPMSHYFINSSHNTYLTGHQLTGKSSVEIYRQCLLAGCRCVELDFWNGRTEEPVIVHGYTFVPEIFAKDVLEAIAESAFKTSEYPVILSFENHCNPRQQAKIANYCREIFGDMLLDKPLDSHPLEPNMDLPPPAMLRRKIIIKNKKKHHHHHHHHHHKKPAQVGTPAANNKLTTANSVDAKAAQQVGLSASHEDGGVTRSTANGDVATGTGTGSAAGTAGHAPPLQQIRQSSKDSTGSSDSDSSSEDESLPNTTPNLPSGNEPPPEKAQKETEAGAEISALVNYVQPIHFSSFENAEKKNRCYEMSSFDEKQATTLLKERPIEFVNYNKHQLSRVYPAGTRFDSSNFMPQLFWNAGCQLVALNFQTLDLAMQLNLGIFEYNARSGYLLKPEFMRRSDRRLDPFAESTVDGIIAGTVSITVLSGQFLTDKRANTFVEVDMYGLPADTVRKKFRTKTVRDNGMNPLYDEEPFVFKKVVLPELASIRIAAYEEGGKLIGHRVLPVIGLCPGYRHVNLRSEVGQPIALASLFLCVVVKDYVPDDLSNFAEALANPIKYQSELEKRDIQLSVLTDEAEALGSADEDLSKSFVFVQVGGQKKELRPVESLATSPKHRPSISAAAAMSVDVTVDRTDGGRGEDSISIVAPSIQHQHSLDQSVSTSIRQVESSQFDVDLVLAEPLEKILDHKSVKEKRLEMEKKLESLRKKHDKEKIKIAGQKSSPLEGKKPKFAITNKLVKRLSNKSLNCLSPHSEPGVEIPACPLDLGDSSEESAAADAGEDLAGGSSSLDGRTQESRLRSACREYTSQYRELQEKYHEAIYSAAEKVLKTSQTGQTKQLKASLDKVTGEVMHQLQEARRNEVKNLATVHRDRDELIRMKREVASSVVERGVAERVRLKQTFDRRTDELQKQHDSVRNALAEHRSKARQILDKEAESRSCVSSNGFLVLFHGPHHHGCTGSGSSALSGNNLTLNLDAGAAGSHSAISPAKSHNSIAAAAEMKT